The window aATTGGTTAAAATGATGCAACTTCAGTTCGAGTTTCCACAATCAGCATCACTATCCAAATTCTTAACACTATATGAACAGAATAAACCGGGTAAAAAGTAAAGAATAAAAAGCCACCTCTTCATGTATTTTTGTCATTTCTCGAGCCATGACACACCGCCTGCAATGCAATTAGATTAACTGTCACAACCAGCACTAATTAATCATTCAACTTACTGAACCACGACTATTTTGATACTCACTGTAGCTGGGCTTCTCAAAATTGTCTTGCAGGTGTCAAAAATGGAATCTAAACAGAATAAAGGAATTTACTTGGTCGTTTTCCAGTTCTTGTCAGGTTTCATATACTTTTAAACCTGTAGATTGTAGTCTGCCATTTCAGCTCACATTTTCCATCTATTGTTTTCGATGCCTTTATCTTTATCTATCTAACAAAAAAATGGAattaatttgatccatgaagGTCAGAGTCCAGAATATAGATGAGTTCCATCATCCTCATGAAGTGCACTCATAACAGGATGTTGTTTCAATTACTTGGACCACTGCATCCAAAAGGCATGAAGCCACACAATGAAAGGGTAGCACACAGAAATCTGCTTAATCTGAATAATGCACGTCTAACTGGAATGCCAGCAACATACAACCACtacattttttttagtgtttccCTGGGAACTTGTAAGAACTTGCATATCCATACAGAATTGAGAAAATGTGAGTAGTGCTGTACTACGATGATGAGCCTTGTATACCTCGAGTGCTGTATTAACAAAAGATGATAAGCCTTATTTACCTCGAGTCACCAAAAAGCAATGAAGATTCTTCGAGAAACTGAGAAAACTTGTGCGGAGGAACATAGAATATTTGTGTTCTTGCTTCATTTGCAGAAGCTGTCAGCCTCTCTCTCCTGGAAGGAGCATGCTTGGAAAGAAATCCaactacaaaaatattttatatcattaatttttttttgacaatccTAATGCTGCGAGCAAAACATCAGAAACGTATATGAGCATCAAATTTAGAACAAAATTACCAAATGTAAACTCATCAGTATCCAAGCCTGAAGCAGAGAGCGCAGCAACAACCGCACAAGGCCCTGGAATTGGAATAACAGGAATATTTTCATCGACGCACAACTTCGCCTACAACCACATTCCCAACACGCATTCATTATATCCTACACAATCGACTAAGCAATTCACAGTTACTATTATCTTACAACATGGCTAAgagatgaaatttttaaaatttttttttaacaaaatgctAACCAATTCCGCACCGGGATCACTGATTCCTGGCGTCCCTGCATCACTAATCAGCACCACAATCTCACCCTCTTTTAACCTCCTTAACACCCGTTGCTCTCTTTGAGACTCGTTAAATTTATGATAACTCAGCTGCAAATATAAACCACACAATtaacaactaaaataaaaaataaaaaacagctaCGCAGAAAACCGAAAACTCACCAGTGGAGTTCTGATGTTGTAATGACGAAGTAACTTCCCGGAATGCCTTGTGTCTTCTGACAGTATCACATCAGCAGATTTTAATACACGAAGAGCCCTGCAttggtgattttttaaaataatttattaaaaaaaatataattgtattctttaataaaacaaaatttaaaaaaaaataaaaaaactgctAGTCAAGTTCAGCAACTACCTCAAGGTAATATCTTCGAGATTTCCAATGGGGGTTCCAACTAAATACAAGCCAGGTTTCAAAGGACCCTGCAAtcagaaaaattgattaaacacGATGTCGTAAAAGGAGTTGAAAATCAAGTGATGGTGATATCTTACACGTTTTGAAGAGTCTTGTTCAATGATTGGGTCAGGAACTTGAGAGGCGGAGCACAAAGTGGCGAGGAGGGAAATTCTAGGGTAACAGGGAGTTGATTTTGAGGAGATTATTATTTGGTCAGGGAAGAATTTGGGAGAAGTAAAACGACATGAAAATGCTGATGTTAGAGTAATCGTAGTTGGAGGTAACCGtcgcatcatcatcatcatcttcattgtcACTCGCAGGAGATAAGAgtaaaaagagagggagagcgGTGTTCTGATGACAGTATGCTTGCTAGCCTATAGCAGCATCGATAATATGGGCCTGAGTGATTGTTTTTTCGTTGTGATATTTAGTCTTATGGCCCAAATTCTGTGGGCTGCATTACGAATCTGACTAAAGTAAGGGCCTAAAATCATACTTCACATTAAGCAGCggataaatgtaaaaaattcCGTTGCCGGGAATCGAACCCGGGTCTCCTGGGTGAAAGCCAGATATCCTAACCGCTGGACGACAACGGAGATCTTgttgaagattgaagaaaattatattcatattaaatttttaaaaaattcccaTTCCAAGCACAGCTTACTTACACcgtgtaaaaaatattagtcatattttcaattcaaagtCAATCAAGGATGACGCATCTAAACatccaaaacaaacaaatccATCCTGTGCACCGGGTAGTTGCTCATGCTTCTCCTTCTCTTGCTTTTCCTTTCCTACCTCAACCAGCCTATTTATACCGGCCACCGATatccatattaaattaaaaaaaaacaaattttttttactaaactaTACTTTAAAGAACCTAGTGTGGAAACATTGTTTATATGAACCATACaccaccttaatttttttttcctttttttatttgtatccttcacttttatatatatatggtacttcaaatctttttttaccgtctccaatctttttttttaaatttgcatccttcttttttttattgggttcttcaaactctttttttttttttcattcataatattcttttttatttggtcctttTGCTTTCCATCAATTGTGGTTAGGGTTCatcaaattaactctaaaaaaatcatgaaataatgtttgaaatcatgcaaaataaaagaaatataaaaaaaatgatgaaaatgaaatataagagaaaaacacaATTCATTATGAGTTGCAATAACtatccacaatgttttttttttttattttattacttgactttttttattcacaatttAATCCTTTCACATTAAATTGAGTCAGGAttatatttgatgtttttattttgattagctTTATATGAGACTCTCGTGATGTTAAGAGTAGATTTTAACAATGGGTTAATgctcaatttaataaaataaaataagatctTTAGGGAtctaatttcaaacaaaaataaatatttcatctttttttcttctaaaaaataacatctttatCTTAGCTTTCAGACTTGATTTTTAGTTGGAatcaacaaatttattattatttattaacatatatataattcttgatttattttatttatatccatataaattttttagtttgtagttaatttttttataataaaatatgttaaaaacgCACAAATTTTGTTGTAGtgttgagaagaaaaaagaagctctATCCCACGGCATAGCACCCAGAATCAAACTAGTACCATCTTTGTTGTGGCTGAGCCCAACTTCAGGATGCGAAGTCTTGTTTTGTCTTTCTAGTAGCTTGGCAGGATTTGAAGAACTAGTGGCATTGACTTGGGTATGAGCGGTGCTGTTTCTCCCCTTTTCACTTCTTAATTCAACAGCTACCACTGCtagaaagaaaagaatccaAAAGCTTCTCATTTGTGCATCCATCAGTTCAGCAAGTAAGCTTCAGAAGCTAGAATGTAGCAATTTCATGCCACTTCGTAGAAGTTAATAAGCTTATTCAGTCCATTTCACAACGTGGTTTTGGTCCCTACCCGATCCAATAACTAAACCTCAACGAATCAAACACCCTCTGAAGGAGAGAAAAAGATGGCTTCCCAAACTTTGTCCCCGCTTGCAATTTGGAAGGAAGCAGCAATGCAAGCTAACCAAAATCCTCAAAATATCGATGCAATTTACACTCTGCCTAGGCAAGCGCGTATCAGCTATCGATCCTTGACAGCGATATCTCATTCGTGTAATTTCATTTCGAATTAAAGTAAATTAAGACTGCTTTTGATCTAAATAAATCTGACCGTCTTACAGTATGCTACGCCTACTGATTTATGGACGGGCATGCCAGATTGtcgagaaagaaaaaacatggcAACGAATAACCCATCTGTTTCTAGTGATGAGCATGATGATGCTGTTAAGCACCGTCAAATACCGAAGAGCTTCCTTTTTCACGCAAAGAGCAAATGCGAGGTAGTCTATTGCCCACGCAGTGGTGAGCCTACCTTCCTTGAAATCAGCCTTTGTACATCACCCCTTTCGCTAAGGCTGTTCATGGACAGAAGACTCAAACATCGCTTTCTTTATACATTTATAAAAGGCTTAAAATCACCCATTTATTCCCTGGTAGGTGAATATAGTGTCAATCTGGCACTTGATTGAAAAACTCTGAAAGAGTTGCAATATGGAATTTTtggcttaaaaaaaatacttaccaTTGAATCTCTAATAGTTTTTGCTGGAAAAGATAAACATCAGACGCCATTAGAATATATGCAGTATCTTTTGGGCATCTTATGACTCGGCTGTACTTGGTCTTAAATGCCTAATAAGATAGTAATAAAGGGAGAAGCCATATAAGTTGTTCTCCttgattaatattatatatattgcttGCAAGCCCCTAAGGGTGGCATCAaggtacaaagaaaaaaaataccaggTACGTGATTCACGGCCAAGGAAAAAAGTAAAGTGGTTACCAGAGCTATGGCGGCTCCAAGCCTTGCCAGGCCCCGTTCCACATCATCCATGATAAATGGAACTTATAGCCTTGTTATACACAGATGACAGATACATAATGGAATTAAACCTTGTCATCATGGAACCACCATCTTGTCTCCTTGGGAGATCGGCCACTCCTACAGTTCTTCACATAACGATCGTTGTCAGCAGGACGTTGCTGCAAACCATAACAGTGTATATATATGAGTGCTTGATAGAACAGGTAGAGCAAACAAAACAACTTTAAAATCTCAATAATTTTGAAACTAACCTTCACCGTTGAGCTCGATAACATAGAGAGAATGCTGATACAGATAGAACTAACAGTCATAGCCGGGGACCATGAATCATACAGTATGTCTGCAAGAACCaagaacaaataacaaaaatattcatCGCACCTGTTCAAGGCACAACTGACCACTGTACCCTTGGTCAAAGAAGGGAAGCAAATGAAAAGActagtaatattattttcatggaGTGTCTTCTGAAGATGAAAATTATAGCGAGTCTCCGGGCAACAATGCACAAACCCCACCCTTCCATGTGCATAATATTTACAACCAGCAAAGCCCAAATATAGTCCACTTGGTTAATAGGATAACGTTAAATATATCGTTCACTTTATAACTTCTTTGCAAGTTGAAAACAATACAACAGAGAACCAAACAAATAGAAGATTTGCTTTATATTTCACATTTGTTTTTAGCTTCTATTGTCCGGCATAACATGCAAGTAAACTGAGTAAATTAAGATGCAGACAGAGTAAATTTTGTTTCCCAGTTCCACAACCAACCTTCCACATATCAATGATTTACGAGCTACCATTGCACACCATTGTTTCAAACAAAACTCATTTGCCAAATAAAGCAAGATGCAATGCTTCAATCCTGCTAGCCTAAGACAACCACCACCACTTCAAAATCCCCTTGAAACAAAGCCCTTATTCAAAGAATATCAAAACAACAGCATGGAATACAAAAGAATCTTCGAAGAACATGACAAACTTCTTTGTACAGAAGCACCTAATAGACCTTACAACCAGAGCCAAAACCTAAGGAGGTATACTCTAAAAGCTTGGAGCGAAAGCTCAGTTATAAAACCTTGAGAATCCAACTCAATCTATCTTCGATTCATACACAACGCAACGTAGTCAGAATCTCTAGCCTTAGGGCTATCATCCactcaaaaaataacaataaacttaCACAACAAGCAAAAAGGAGAATGATGTCATGcaatttaactaaataaatatcacTCTACCATGAAGCAGTCAATTACCTAAACAGATATGTCCATTGCTGTAGATGTGAGGATGCAGAGGAGCCGGCGGGGCAAAAATCACCTGTTccatcaatttaacaaaataaattcataaataaaatcatgaataatTAAGCACAATTATTCTCAAATAACCAATTcacataaaatagaaaaaataaaaattaaaaattaaaaagaaatggaacAAATCACTAACCTGTGGTGCTTCCATAGGGTAATGTTCAGGGAAATCAACTTGAAGCTGATAAGTTTCATTCGCATACAGAGTCCCTGCGGCTCCATTCACTTCAATCACCCATCTTTTACACCACAAATAATCCCAAATTAAccagaattatatatataaaaaaacccccCAATTAAAGCAAAACCAATCAAATTCGTGATTAAAACGGTACCGTTGGAGATTATCAGTGACTTTATGCTTGAAGCCTGAAGGAGGATTGAGTTGCCATTCTGCGAGCTCTTTTTGCAGCCTGTTGCAAGCGATCTTGCTTAAAGCCTACGCAAGAAAAGTcaaggaaaaaggaaacaaTCGAGATTAGGGCATAAAATAAGCATATATAATTTGCGTGTGGGTAGAGATTTATAGAAAGGACGAGGACCTTGCGTGACAGAGCGGAGCTGCTTGTCATGTTTTtcctcagagagagagagagagagagagagagaggagtgtCTGTCTGTGTGTGTTGTCGTTTATAAATGTGAGGCCAAATTCATGAAATCTACTTTGTCTCGTTATGGAGTGGGAGTAATGTTGTATTTGGTCCCCAGATGATgggttttgtattattttaatccttttattaatgttttttgtcCTGGTGCCATTTCTCGGtcgaacatttttttaaaaaaatttatataattattttcttttttttcctgtcaaatATGACCTGATGAGCGTGGAATCATACAAGTATTAAGagcatgtttgggaacgcgatTCAacctgtgtttttaaaaaatttgatttttttttgttaaaatttaatatgatttgtatgttttggattgttttgatgtgctgatgttaaaaataatttttaaaaaataaaaaaatatcattgacatgcattttgacacaaaaagttatttgaaaaacactcgcaaccacactgccaaacaagctcaaagttttttttccgAGACTAAGAGCCCGTTTGGCTCTATGGTTGCGGCTGCGTTTTATTTAAAACGCAGTTCGCAGCTGTTtggctaagaaaaaaattggtttaCTGTTCACTATGCCCCACTGAATTTCTGCGTTAGCAACGCACGAAAGGAGAAGCAGCCATTTCTTACTTTTTTCCACTGTTCacgttaattgcactgttcattgaacagtgcaattaacgtgaacagtgcaagtgatgcactgttcatgtgaacagtgcaagagaattgcactgttcacttaaaatagtgaacagtgcaattctcttgcactacgtggacacttttttttttctttttagtgtgttaagtttttttttaacattttaaaaaaaactagtttggagtgaattttatacatgataatattttatctaattttattacacgctaaaaaattatgaaaattgtagttcttgtcggatgaattttatacgtaatggaattgtagatagtttaatagaacaataaatttttttatatataaaatatgatttatttcatgatgttaccgcaatagttaaatccacagtatttaaattaaaaaccatcaatattaatatatattttttaaaattattttataacctcaatttcaaaaacattcttaaccaaacacattaaactactttttcttcaacttcaatttcaaccacagttttaaccaaacacctattttttcaaaccaaccacaactaaaagtactttttataaaacaacttttttcaaaccacaaccacaacagctaccgcaataccaaacacactctaatgGATAAACTGAAAGATTGAGAAAATTAATCGTAATTTTCGAGATTATGTTAAGTGTGTTTGCATAGTGAAGAGTAAAGAAGAGAAAGGTAAATTTCGTCTCTTTTGAAGATGAGTTTTGTGGTTTGTAATTTATATTCGAGTCATGTATGCATGCTCAGATGAGTTTCATGTTTGATTAAGGTTTTGTGTTTTTAAGCTTTAATGACCTCGCATTTTATGTCAAGAGTCAGGTGGCCAGtagactaaaaaaatcatatttatcatgaaaagaaaacatgaagatgatacaaagatttttttaaaaaaaaaacataattttttcctCTAGTTTTGGTACAATTTAATAACAGTGATTGGTGATCTATAGTCTCGAATGGAGCATATTTATCTGCAAGTGCTGCTCGTTTCTCGGCAGATAAATGGTCAGATAACAGTTTGTTTTGGATTTCGGTTCTGAGTGCATGCCAATGCGAGCAGAACACATGCTCTTGGTTTCTCCACAATAGTAATTTTAGAATTCTATGTCAGGAGTCCTAAATTTGCCGTTCTCCCCCCGAAAAACCCACTTAAATGTGGTAATAATTCCACATACAATGCATGCATGAATGGGAACTTTCTAAGCTCTTTGACGGGGCTACGCTTTGGTTTCAACATAGGAAACATGTTGCCAACGCTATAGTAATACTTGGAGGCATCAGCTTCGAATGGGTGGAGAGCACCGGTAGGAGAATAGGACGGGGCATTTGGACCCTTTAGGCCTTTTTCGCATTTGGTCTGTGGGCTGGGTTTAGCCACTAGAAACCCTATTTCGTATGCTACTGTTTCAAGATTTCTAGGTGTTCTGTTTAACATTTCAACCCCTAATATTGAAGAAGTAATGCGGTGATCAATGCGCATCAAACTGTTTAGGATTTGCTTGCTTGGACATGTTACTGTTACAAATTTTTCTAAACAGTGATAGAAAATAATCATGAAAAGTTAAGTAGCTTAAACACTGGTGTTAGTTGTACAAGATATGCTCCAGGCCCATGGCAGCTTGTGCTTTCCCTGAAAATCACATCACAGCTCCAGGCTGTTCTCAGATATTTCAGTTTTAATTGCCTAGGATGAATGATTACAAAAGATGTTAATTGTCTATTGCATGAAAGAAACAACGAAGCACAACTTGAAGAAGGAATTAATTTAGCTATCAACCTATTCCTTCAGTCTTCTGAATGATCTGTTACACCTTCCGTTGTTATGAAAGAACTGCCAGGCAAGGGGTTCGAGTCTTCAGAAGAATCTGCGAACTCCACTTTGTACATTTCTTCTATCATAGGCTTCCATAGCCGGACTCGAGCATTTATGAACCAGTTTGAGACCTAAAACAACAATGTTCGCCCACAACTTTATCAGTGTCGAGCTAAACCGTAAAGAAAGCAACATTTTAATGGAAGataaagcaaaattaaactTACTTGATTCTTTGTCAAGCCTGTCTGCGATGCTAACATTAGCTTCTCAGATTCATTTGGATACCTGTGTGTGAATAACGAAGTCGGTAAATCacagatttaaattttaatgagaGGATGATCACCATGGACTTATCACTGATTTTAAAGGACTTACGGATGCAAGAAGTGTTCAAAAAGCCAAGAGCGAAGGATGGCTACAGAAGTCTCTGGCAATCCTCTGATGGGTCTCCATGCTTGCCTTTGGCTTTGCGTCATTCCAAGCTGTTGAAGAGACATCCGATTATGTTTGGTCTCTTTATCAAAAAAGCTAAGTGGTGACAATCCTGAGCTGGTTCTTGGTAAATCTTGAGAGAATTTTCTTCTTGTCTCATTGATCTGGGACACTATGGCATCTCTTAAGTTGCAGAAGTGCTTGGACATGGCTTGGAGCGCTAGAGCTGTGTAAGATTTGGCAGCTCCTAAACCTGCCATCTCCTCAAATGATGATACCACTTCTTCCATTTGATGGTAGTATTTCTCGTATCTTCCCTCAACCTGAAATCAACAAGATACCTCATTATTAACCTGCTGACAGAGAATATGCACTCAATACTGTTTGGACTCACCTCCTCCAACAATGCTATAAGCTTTGCAATTTTAAGCTGGACTTCGTGTTTCTCAGCTTGCACAAACCCATTTCCCCACAGTTCTGCTTTTAATTCAGAAGAAAGTCCAAGAGAACCTCTACAACGAATTAACCTTCGGAC is drawn from Populus nigra chromosome 5, ddPopNigr1.1, whole genome shotgun sequence and contains these coding sequences:
- the LOC133695008 gene encoding uncharacterized protein LOC133695008 isoform X2, producing the protein MKMMMMMRRLPPTTITLTSAFSCRFTSPKFFPDQIIISSKSTPCYPRISLLATLCSASQVPDPIIEQDSSKRGPLKPGLYLVGTPIGNLEDITLRALRVLKSADVILSEDTRHSGKLLRHYNIRTPLLSYHKFNESQREQRVLRRLKEGEIVVLISDAGTPGISDPGPCAVVAALSASGLDTDEFTFVGFLSKHAPSRRERLTASANEARTQIFYVPPHKFSQFLEESSLLFGDSRRCVMAREMTKIHEEFWRGTLGEAKVRFLNQKPKGEMTLLIEGRTNCLVETPSEDQLEHELGELISRGHTLSTAVKLVAEGASVKRKTLYSLALKKFGKQLEADDNSN
- the LOC133693890 gene encoding probable ubiquitin-conjugating enzyme E2 18, with translation MTSSSALSRKALSKIACNRLQKELAEWQLNPPSGFKHKVTDNLQRWVIEVNGAAGTLYANETYQLQVDFPEHYPMEAPQVIFAPPAPLHPHIYSNGHICLDILYDSWSPAMTVSSICISILSMLSSSTVKQRPADNDRYVKNCRSGRSPKETRWWFHDDKV
- the LOC133695008 gene encoding uncharacterized protein LOC133695008 isoform X1 translates to MKMMMMMRRLPPTTITLTSAFSCRFTSPKFFPDQIIISSKSTPCYPRISLLATLCSASQVPDPIIEQDSSKRGPLKPGLYLVGTPIGNLEDITLRALRVLKSADVILSEDTRHSGKLLRHYNIRTPLLSYHKFNESQREQRVLRRLKEGEIVVLISDAGTPGISDPGAELAKLCVDENIPVIPIPGPCAVVAALSASGLDTDEFTFVGFLSKHAPSRRERLTASANEARTQIFYVPPHKFSQFLEESSLLFGDSRRCVMAREMTKIHEEFWRGTLGEAKVRFLNQKPKGEMTLLIEGRTNCLVETPSEDQLEHELGELISRGHTLSTAVKLVAEGASVKRKTLYSLALKKFGKQLEADDNSN
- the LOC133693855 gene encoding BEL1-like homeodomain protein 11 — protein: MVSQDSSSNSASSMLHQFIFSDSITSQNQFQNQNFDALVGSNTFPQSDGVLPSIQSLEERMSRSIDLVQAPSVAQESEISHTRHLMNLLGAANETNRQAQRLSLSLGSHMLVPQVQYRQRSFNSDLMSPSYLIPREEAREAYNPGGEQANNDYSLIGSGFPSSSASLSRRSTTAYGTESFAVAIENSRYLKPAQSLLEETVHVSCKAVEISNEKYVRRLIRCRGSLGLSSELKAELWGNGFVQAEKHEVQLKIAKLIALLEEVEGRYEKYYHQMEEVVSSFEEMAGLGAAKSYTALALQAMSKHFCNLRDAIVSQINETRRKFSQDLPRTSSGLSPLSFFDKETKHNRMSLQQLGMTQSQRQAWRPIRGLPETSVAILRSWLFEHFLHPYPNESEKLMLASQTGLTKNQVSNWFINARVRLWKPMIEEMYKVEFADSSEDSNPLPGSSFITTEGVTDHSED